gcacttttacaaatgaaaatgtattgtttattCACTGTTAAAGTAATCATCTGTTCTATAAATTGTTGGTGATTCGTACACTGGTAATTTATTTGGCACCACAGGTTCTTGACTCTTTTTCTGAAACacaacatattttaaataaatcatgccatttaaaattataagttaTACTTACAAAAAAGGACAAGGGATTCAACATTCCAAATAATCTATCAGAAATTCCTAATTCAGCTTCTGCATTGTCAACAGCAGCTTCTAAAGTAGTCAGGTTTACATTAGCCATTGCTATAACATGTTCTAAAGCATCTATTCGCTTACAGAGATTTGCAACTTCTTGTTGCATATCTTGCAATCTTGGAATATGTTCATCAATACATTGACTACTCTCAGATTGAACCTATCaacaaaaaacataaatacatgcacaaaatgttcaataaaaatttcaaactgaCATCATTTATAATGTCTAACCATTTCAATAATGGATTGAAATTCCTCTAAACGCATCATTACATCCTCGATTGAGTCATGAAAACTTTTCgtctaaaatataattttgtattaatttatgtatctTGCGATGTATAGTATATTTTGTAGTATAAAATTGCACGAGAAATACTACGCATGTGAGgttatgtagaatataataCTTGCTTGATTAGATAAATCTAATTTTGCATAGTTTGCGTAGTCTTTCGCCAATTCTTCGGCTAATGCAGCAGTGTGCGACGACatccttattttttttattagcgtTTACTCGAACGATGAGAAGTTGTCGACATAATTCCACTTCAAAGCGATACTTTTAAATGTCCAAGACGCCATTCTATTGAGAAAAAATCGTTTCACAGATAAGATATAGAATTATTAAGATATAGAATGGCTTTATCGTTTAAGATAGGATTAATTGACTACCATGCAAATTATACGTATTGAACgaatgttatattaaaataataacgataatcttTTTTGGTTTGACGATCACTTTATTGTATTGTAGGTAATTAACGAATCTTCTGTACCTCTTTTACAATATTGTTTCTATGGAATAAAATGTTCCttaattaaaaggaattttccattttaatcgatggaattttttaaaatattttcctcccCCTTTTAGAATTGGTTTTGTaacaataactttttttgCAATAGACGATTACTAGATAACTGTATCCACAAACATTCTAATTTCTCTGAACGTTGCGTGTATAAGTGAAGAAGTGAAGTGAAAGGGATTCTAGAACTCAGAGAAGTTTAAGCGGAAGGTACAATTGGCATTTCTAGGACCTAAAGTTGTTTACACTTGCTCATTTATTGTTTTCGCTGAAcgcttatataaataattatataaataaatactcttTAAACTTTTAACCTTTGCACGTACGTGTGCACAAACGGAGATAAGATTTTATCTTGCCGCGGCAAATGCCCTTTAAATGTATAGcgcagtaaaataaattatcgtacGCTTACAAGATAATGAGTTACGCGATCATCATTGGAACTCATGATTGATAATTTTATCGTATAAGATTCGTTGAGTATTCACGCAGTAAGGTACAAATTTTGTGCATCTTAACGCGTATACACATAAATCTTGGTTGTCTGAGAATTTCCCAAGACTAGTAAGGTGAATTGCACAGCCATAATTCATGAATTAAAGTAACGGTGAAACGTAATGACTAGTCTGCGAATTTTACGCATTTGTGATACAGACGAATGTGAAAAATATGTGCTGAAAACAAGCAAGAGGTATATACACTTATACAAATcgaaatacaaatgtaaatgtttatcatattaattaataacatatatttGACATGCATATGCTATATGCATATGCTGGATATAAAACTAGATATTAATATCTAGTTTTTTACGTTTTCGCAGTCTAGTAGTGACATTTCCAAGATTAATGATCTTCAAACGAACTCGAGAAGCTTTCACgctatagaaaaatgtgtataaaGTTGAAACCCGAATGTACCTACCATCGATTGCGAGTGAAAGCGACGAACAGTCAATGCAGGATAACTGGAGCGTCTTTCGCTTGTTTCTCTACATATTCCGTACGTTGTCGAATATAGTGTATGCATAATGCGGATAATGCAGCACGATACAAGTTTGTTAAGGGAACATCATAGTTTGTTTAACGagttttgaaattgtttcttcgCCCCGTCTGCAATGGAAAGCAAAACTTACCGTACGTTTTTTCAGTTCATTGAACAACCATACAagttattgtatatacattgcGTACCATATCTTcacttatattttaatatgtatttatgtttataaattgtaactGGATGCCTCCAGCATCgctattgtatttaaaaagtacgaataaaaattattttcgaagaaaaattctcgAGTATAGCTATAATTTCCACTCGTCCAAAGTTCCTTCCATCCTtaaaatacttattattatacgCTAAACCTTTTACCATTATTGGTCGCTCCATAAAACCACGGATTGTGCATTTAACGCGATAACAGTTATGTAAAAcgtatttgtaataatattaccTGATACGTATCTATTCTCTACCAtgctattttctttaaacgtaTTAATCCTTTCAAGTCATAGGTAAGTGAAACTAGGTACTATCCCACTACTGTATGTAGAGAAAGTGCAGTATGCGTTATCAAAATACCGTCCGCTGTATGCCGTAAAGTTACATGAAACTGACGAACATGTTCTCGTCGTAACGGCTTGAAGGCCTTAAAGGATCCTTCCggtaatgaataaataattcacgagTTGCGTCACAGGTGTAggcgttaaattatttttattattcagaacATTTTCTTACGAAATTATTCCCGCAAGGTGAAATTATCTTTAAaagattatattattacaatttttcttttcctcgacaTTCCTTATGCGTCGTCCTTAAACGTTTTCGCAAATTAGTTTCTTACATTATATTCTAcgtttacattattttatactcttACCCTTTCTACactcttctttattttatttctagcTCATTTTATATGCACATATTCACAGGTACACGTACTTCGCGATGACCTCGTGCAGTACAGATAGACAGACCCGCGCCGAAAATTCAGCCGTGCCGAGGTGAACaagtgtgagccaccggtggttcgcgccgcccgatgggacgaaggctacgcgctaggtcgatgcttcgatgcacgtcgagtcacttgttcgcgtgcaagcgcggccaccagcgcgtagcctacgctaccgcggccgctccaacggtgtacgcgcgctctgattggtcggagttttcgcttaatatctccttaacgaagccccatccgacatttttgcaaaggaaattgttgttcagaatcgtcttagctaccccccatttccggctcctccccgagttttgggacaccctgtatagtttgACAGTGTTATCAAGCGGAAAAGATCTGCTACAATTTTTTACTCAACAAAGtcataaacatttcttttatacgATATGCGTAGGTCAACCAGTTTTTCGCTATGCTTGTCCCTTTCTAGTCTAAACCGACTGTTTCACTGAAAGCTGTAGTTGTAAGCATAAAAGCGAGGACCAAAACGAAAGCACGGAATGCAGTACGAGATGGGAGTGGTTGTATCTTCGCAAACGAGTTTTTGGGAATTCGATCATGCAGCAATAAGATGATCGAGCTCCGTGTCTGGTAGGCGGTCAAGAGAAAGTGTAGTAATGTTTAATTCGTAGACGGTGTTAAGCGGGTCTAGGTTAATATTATCTCGGGTCCGGCCACTGGACTTTTTCGATTCCTTGATACAAACCAGACGTAGATTTTTACCTTGCCAAATAAAACACCAGATTTCGAAAGGTGCAAGTTTAACCACAGATCACGTCGTTCCACggaaacgtttgaaaatgaGAAGCGAAGTAACGCGTGTTAACGGACAATTTAATCGAACgatttgaacattttatttctaagtATACTATGCAATGGGCTGGTTATAGGTTAATTTGCTAAATGGCATATGCAATTTCAGCGACATGTCACGTTAATTGGTATATCGtcttatttatattaagaGAAAGGTCACTAGAAGATCAGATCAAGAAAAAGTCTTTGTATAAggttgtttaataaataagacACATATAACAATACCTgtataacaaatattcatataaattgttattgtcTTCtcgcaatatttaattaagtgTCACATGTTCgatattctatttataattttcttttaattggaAGAGAAAAAGTTGTTACGACGTTAaatagatatataaaattatcccTATTAACACGGAAATATAGTCCTGCGTAGTCCTTGACGCGTCTGTACTCCTAAGCATAGTATCGTTACGGCCTATGTGATcggtaatttgaaattataaatggaAGTAAgtgaaactttttctattgCTTCATCTAGATAAACATTCTTCACTGTTTTGAAACATTTGCAACTCCATGCGTGGAATAAAATGCCCGAATAATTTGCTGAAAAATCGAGGctatttttcatcttttcgaACATTCtattaatgtaacaaaacgacgagtaaatatttttacttaaactacaGTTCTAAAAGATTAAATGTAGAGGCGCAGAATTCATTACTACACCTGATAAATGaacattattcttttatataatttcgaCGTTTGTTTACTCGAAACGAGCCACGCTCTCTCGTGGTCGAAACGTTATTTTTACGCTAAATATTATACGCAGCATCTGTGGCTCCATAATTTATTGCGTTGTTGACACAAAGGTTAAGGAAATTTTtgattggaataaaattacagGATGCGTcgaacgatgaaaatattggATGAAAAACTGgtgagaaaaagagaaaaagtaaataagtCGTCCAACTGGACACAGGTGGGGAGGCAACGTTACATCGATGGCTACATTTCTCTGTACGGACTACGTTGGAGCTCAGTAAGTTCGAGCGCGTGGTTCACGATTCTTTCACCTATTCAGCTAGGCCGAGCAGATTCGCGCTTCGGCTGCAACTGCTTCACCAATTCCTTATCTACACATTACCGGATTTCATTCGCTTTATCGGACTAATAACATCAGGTAAGCACACTTTTGATTCGCAGATAACGTACTGTGCAAAGGTCTTGGACCACTCACGGTACCATTACATCTTTTACGTTTTTACTATTAAAGAAAGGgtcaaattttgatttagcttatatattttattttactgatATTATTGTACAGTGTATTGTCTGAAATTAGATAAAGATAGTgtgaattcaaattaatttaatacgtaAGGTGAAAGTCCGTCCACTATTTGGCGTAAAGACACCAGTTaatctttatacaaaaattattttctgcaaTTTCAACTACGTGTATAAAagtgtacaaaatttcaaataatttcatccaaCCATTTGTTCGTGTTAAATTAGTGAccgaaactttattttctacgtTTTGCCTCGTGTCTCCTCTCTTAAATGTATGACAATTTGATTTAGGGGTGAGTTTTATTACTATAACGGAGGACACATTTCCGGGAAGATATTTGTAACTCAATCGAGCTCCTGTTGTCCAAATACATATAGGTTCAAGCTCGGGGAAAGTCTTACTCTCGCTTAAGTACCAGAAATCAAGCGAAAGTACTTTCGTCCAATGattcgtttttcatttatttatgcgTTAACCGAGCAACCGTTTGGGAATACTTGGCGCATTCTGTCTCTTTGACAGATCGTTAGAGGCACGTAGAAGTGGATAGAATCACGAAACAAATGAAGCAACTACTAATTGCTCCATTTTCGCGTTATTTCTACCGTTTCACCACCttgatttcgaaaaattaattaaaagttttaaattaaatttcgacgaGGCTCAAATTCAAACGAAAGTGCAATCTCTAATTGGAAAAGTTTAGTAAAGGTTAAGAATACGTTTCAGCCTTATTTATGGAGGTTCTTCGGTAAATTCATTTATGCAAGAGTAATAATTAGATACTAGCAAGTAACGAAGTATCACAAACACGGGTACCAGAGGAGTGACATTATTCCTCGTAAATACAGTACTTTTCTTAACTTTTCTGTCTCGTTCAGAAGTGATGAAAACGGAAACAATACAACAAAATACTGGAAAGGAACATTTAACTATTTCTgacataatatacatattacgACTTCGCTACATAAGACTGGACCGGCTGTTTGCATGTCCACGATTGATAGATACTTTCCACGCTTTCTGAAATCGCATAAGCGTGAAAGTCATTCACTTAGCCTTAAAGAAATGTTGATTATTTACTGGTTGCACGTTTGAAACTTAGCAGCTGAGAAAACCTAAGATAAAGTCTCCTTTTAGAATTGGATTACAAACTGCCTTGCTATTGGAATATAAAAGTCGTCGTTGAATTGTCAAAGGCGAGCGAAACTCGCCTGGTATTGCGATGCGTGCAGCACGAGAGTACTTATCTCTCGAGGAATGCAACTATGTATATTTGAAACTGTATGCTTTCTAAAGATTTCTCTACGCaggattttgcaattttttgtttaatatttgacAGCTTTAAAACAACTACTATTCGTTACGTGTTGACTGAACTCCAAGCCGTACACAATAAtctggaataaataaatatataaattttgttctctgTAGAACTTTCTGTTTAGCAATATTCTTTCGCCATTCGTTGAAATTACAGTTACACGGTTGCACGGTTGCAAAGTTGCAATATGTTTACCGCGTGTTTTTATCGTGACTGTCATTTCAAGTTCTATGAAATCATCATCTCGACGATAGAAATgatacttaataataaaattgacaaacTACAGACTGCCTCcttgcaataatttttttttccagtcTGTGAGGATGACAAGGTGAAATATCCTTTCGAGTTTTTAGTGTCATACATGTGATCGATGGCTCGTTGTTCTATCAATAAAtgacacaaaaatattataatcagTACATCCATCAGGGATAAATATTGTTgcagatacagaaaaagaattgaaatttttcaaatcggaGCGAACACGAATAACACTCCACCGCAAAAATTCTGATGGCAACTGTCAGATTTGGCGCCAAAATAATTATCCTTCAATGGGTGCTGTGACCTTTTTACGATGTAGATGTCTTAATGTAGATCTCTTGTGTTAGGAACAGCGCATATTGTTTATGCtgttgtgtaataaaatatcaaagaaaaatgcggTTGTAGGGTTAAAGAAAAGCACGTCGTACCTTCCAAACGGTATAACAGGCGTATTACTATTTGCTTAGCTTTAAGATGCCACGCGACTCTTTTCCGAGTTAGTTCACAAGCGTCATAAAAATCTTCTTTCTCTCTAATGAAGAGTGTAAGGAGAGACGCTCAAACATCGTTTCCCCTTGCGGTATCATATCGTAAAATGTAAACTACGGCGAAACGAGATTTCGCGGGGCTATATAAATCTCTGAAATGCACGAAACACGTACGAGCTACATGTTTGGCTTGCTCGGTTGGCCATTCACATATACATGATACATTACGTTTCACGAGAATATGAGTTATTTGTACAGATATGCAAATGCGTTCGAGTGGCTCTCTTCGATTTTTATTGCTCCTCGAGTtgtttattaatcatttcagGTCTTCGTAGAATTTCTCCTTTGAGAGGAGTCTTACTCAATTTCTTGAtggttttattaataattttcattatgtaTAGATGGTTGAAGTTTGTTAACGGAATGGCCAAATCGAAAACGGAACCGCTACCCAAGGAAATCCCAAGTTTTCCGCGATTTAACGCTAACTTTCGAGGCATCTTAAAGTTGATAAACGAGAATTCCGCGGTGTTCTATACCCGAGCAGTTAATTGCAATTACAGAGACAACTTCGGCGCGTCTTAAACGTGAAAAACCCAGTTTATCGAATTTCCTTTGCTCTTCACTTACCAACGCGAGTATGAATTGCTGGGCCGCGACTGAATGACTATGCGCCGCGGGAGTCCGCTATTGACCCAGTAACGATGTGTTCAAGGACGCTCGACCAAAAAAAAGGTGGCTATT
This portion of the Hylaeus volcanicus isolate JK05 chromosome 4, UHH_iyHylVolc1.0_haploid, whole genome shotgun sequence genome encodes:
- the LOC128874777 gene encoding biogenesis of lysosome-related organelles complex 1 subunit 4 → MSSHTAALAEELAKDYANYAKLDLSNQTKSFHDSIEDVMMRLEEFQSIIEMVQSESSQCIDEHIPRLQDMQQEVANLCKRIDALEHVIAMANVNLTTLEAAVDNAEAELGISDRLFGMLNPLSFFKKSQEPVVPNKLPVYESPTIYRTDDYFNSE